In Synechocystis sp. PCC 6714, the following are encoded in one genomic region:
- a CDS encoding CheW domain-containing protein: protein MVTDYFWVDLGLALTVAIPLVKTREVLSFPLSSLCLIPGVRPELLGVSNQRGNLLWVVDLPRLLSPTTAQPLNYRTLSNTKAVVLVGESAQAAAIAKEFKGIVSFSEAELTPINEPFLRWEGNRDGEAILILDVDPIFAWFQGSSSLKFP from the coding sequence ATGGTGACGGATTATTTTTGGGTGGATCTGGGTTTGGCGCTGACGGTGGCCATTCCTCTGGTCAAAACTCGGGAGGTGCTGTCCTTTCCCCTCAGTTCCCTTTGCCTAATTCCTGGGGTAAGACCGGAGTTGCTAGGGGTGAGTAATCAGCGGGGGAATTTGCTTTGGGTGGTGGATTTGCCCCGGTTATTGTCCCCTACCACAGCTCAACCCCTCAATTACCGTACCTTGAGCAATACTAAAGCCGTGGTACTGGTGGGGGAGTCGGCCCAGGCGGCGGCTATCGCCAAGGAATTTAAGGGAATTGTCAGCTTTTCTGAAGCGGAGTTAACCCCCATCAATGAGCCTTTTTTGCGATGGGAAGGTAACCGGGACGGGGAAGCCATTCTCATTTTAGATGTGGATCCGATTTTTGCTTGGTTTCAGGGTAGTAGCTCCCTCAAATTTCCCTAG
- a CDS encoding PleD family two-component system response regulator, with the protein MKTVLVVEDTKSDQLLVQGLLKSMGTETVICNNADEALEWLDKNTVPDLIMLDIVMPDISGYDLCRKIRGELALEDVPIVFCSTKNEDYDRFWALRQGGNAYLIKPYSPIELMKTVKPYIS; encoded by the coding sequence GTGAAAACTGTTTTAGTCGTGGAAGATACCAAATCTGACCAGCTGTTGGTTCAGGGTCTTTTGAAATCCATGGGCACGGAAACGGTCATTTGTAACAATGCCGATGAAGCCCTGGAATGGTTAGACAAAAATACGGTCCCCGACCTAATTATGTTGGACATCGTCATGCCAGATATTAGTGGTTATGATCTTTGTCGCAAGATCCGCGGTGAGTTGGCCCTTGAAGATGTGCCCATCGTTTTTTGCTCTACCAAAAATGAGGACTATGACCGCTTTTGGGCCCTGCGCCAGGGGGGAAATGCTTATTTGATCAAGCCCTATAGCCCCATTGAGCTGATGAAGACCGTTAAGCCCTACATTTCCTAG
- a CDS encoding response regulator, producing the protein MQSPLSSSPATNQTKLGLAHPPPSPPNVMEAPPPSVSENPNLYQVLHNLIGRESSGKLIVHSEGNPNIQWRIYLGNGRIHYAGSDQGQSERLNYLFQRYTPTKSIRLDQPITSDYQYLCELWDSQQFSFQEIRSILAKLTQEALVQILSLSQPVCTFEETVGLDRLLLYLDFKQLMQPVAPEIRHWLKIRNVINSPFQRTIADNTDAILPGLCKLEHITSDLLSRYQALPELVDQNMCVYEIAECLHTSSLNVAIILKTLVGQGIITMGPYEPEQEDNRPVIACVDDSPSIQRVVSFALEATGFKVINIKQAASALTTLMHAKPALILMDINMPDIDGYQLCSICNKSEALKHIPIVMLTGRSGVLDRVKAKMHGSVGYICKPFQPQELVETVQSFISVTA; encoded by the coding sequence ATGCAGTCTCCCCTGTCCTCTTCCCCGGCAACGAATCAGACCAAACTAGGGTTGGCCCATCCGCCGCCATCTCCCCCGAACGTTATGGAAGCTCCCCCCCCCTCCGTTAGTGAAAACCCTAACCTTTACCAGGTTTTGCACAATCTCATTGGCAGAGAGAGCTCTGGCAAGTTGATTGTCCATAGTGAGGGCAATCCCAACATCCAATGGCGGATCTACCTGGGTAATGGACGCATTCACTATGCGGGAAGTGACCAAGGACAATCGGAAAGGCTAAATTACCTGTTCCAACGCTACACCCCCACTAAAAGTATTCGCCTTGACCAGCCCATCACCAGCGATTACCAGTATCTCTGTGAATTGTGGGATTCCCAGCAATTTTCTTTTCAGGAAATTCGCTCTATCTTGGCAAAGTTAACCCAGGAAGCTTTGGTCCAAATTCTTTCCCTTTCCCAGCCGGTCTGCACATTTGAGGAAACGGTAGGTCTAGATCGCCTATTGCTCTATCTCGATTTCAAACAGTTAATGCAGCCGGTAGCTCCGGAAATTAGGCACTGGCTTAAGATCCGCAATGTTATCAACTCCCCTTTCCAACGGACGATCGCCGACAATACCGATGCCATTCTCCCGGGGCTGTGTAAGCTCGAGCACATTACCAGTGACCTGCTTAGCCGCTACCAGGCATTGCCGGAATTAGTGGACCAAAACATGTGTGTGTACGAAATTGCTGAATGTTTACACACCAGTAGCCTCAATGTGGCCATTATTCTCAAAACCTTAGTGGGCCAGGGAATAATCACCATGGGGCCCTACGAACCAGAACAGGAGGATAACCGTCCCGTCATTGCCTGTGTGGACGACAGCCCCTCCATTCAAAGGGTGGTGAGCTTTGCCCTAGAAGCCACTGGGTTTAAGGTTATCAACATCAAACAAGCCGCTAGTGCCTTAACCACTTTGATGCACGCTAAACCAGCCCTGATTTTAATGGACATTAATATGCCTGACATTGATGGGTATCAACTGTGCAGTATTTGCAATAAATCCGAGGCTCTCAAGCATATTCCCATTGTTATGTTGACCGGCCGCAGTGGGGTTTTAGACCGGGTAAAAGCAAAAATGCATGGCTCCGTGGGCTATATTTGTAAACCCTTTCAGCCCCAAGAATTGGTGGAAACGGTGCAGAGCTTTATCTCTGTAACTGCCTAA